In the Candidatus Electrothrix sp. GW3-4 genome, one interval contains:
- a CDS encoding transglutaminase-like domain-containing protein, with protein MQDHLKKTNSLMSLPPFFAGVILLFWGWQTGLLSLALPMALFLEGSRYIKSKWALSLADFNRITDICTILLAGLALFLFTTDFLKAALKLLKWLPAICFPLLAAQQYSIASKIDLRSLLLFARNRVVAVDNQPRTIDIAPPYAALCLLAAGTGNMKDGSFFIGLLLFTAWALWPQRSRRFSPFLWIFLFALIAGAGYAGHFGVYHLQRMAMRMVSHWWLARNSDPFKRTTAIGDLGELKLSNQIMFRVTPGDNPFRPVLLRESSYNLYRGTSWHASPAQFANVTSEQDQTTWNLHDDPGSGSSLTVWSPLEHEKGMLTLPLGTYQLANLPVLLLKQTPLGAVQVEDGPGLIGYQVQYNEAASKDLAPTEKDLIVPQEELPAIQQVIDELDLQAKTPEDVIQVLADFFQNQFRYSLKLRAAEQGRTSLASFLLSSRSGYCEYFATATVLILRACGIPARYATGWSAHEPSRLGDQIVIRSRHAHAWTLVYQDGLWHNLDTTSSSWVEEEDAAASSSLLFFQDLWSLMLFKFAQWRWGTEEGIVKKWWWLLLVPLVIILARRLQAGKRIRRVRMDTSKQTEQGQHHNSPFDRIEQRLHELGFERNPWEPPLSWIRRMQTAASLEMPFDSLQFCLHLYYQERFGKNGLTASQQAQFKKEVDVVLKGLQGDL; from the coding sequence ATGCAGGATCATCTGAAGAAAACCAATAGCCTTATGTCGCTTCCACCCTTCTTTGCTGGTGTAATCCTCCTCTTCTGGGGCTGGCAGACCGGCCTTCTCTCCTTAGCGCTTCCTATGGCTCTGTTTCTTGAAGGCTCGAGATACATCAAAAGCAAATGGGCGCTTTCTCTAGCTGATTTCAATCGGATCACGGACATCTGCACCATCCTGTTGGCTGGCTTGGCCCTTTTTCTTTTTACAACCGATTTCCTCAAGGCGGCGTTGAAGCTCCTTAAATGGTTGCCCGCCATCTGCTTCCCTCTCCTTGCTGCCCAGCAGTACAGCATTGCCAGTAAGATCGACCTGAGGTCCCTGCTGCTGTTTGCCCGTAACAGAGTGGTGGCAGTAGATAACCAGCCGAGAACCATAGATATAGCCCCTCCCTATGCCGCCCTATGCCTGCTGGCAGCCGGGACAGGTAATATGAAAGACGGGAGCTTTTTTATCGGCTTACTCCTCTTTACCGCCTGGGCCCTTTGGCCGCAGCGCTCCAGGCGTTTTTCCCCGTTTTTGTGGATCTTCCTTTTTGCCCTTATAGCAGGAGCAGGCTATGCTGGTCATTTCGGGGTCTACCATCTCCAAAGGATGGCCATGCGGATGGTCAGTCATTGGTGGCTGGCCAGAAACAGCGATCCCTTTAAACGAACCACAGCAATAGGTGATCTCGGGGAACTCAAGCTCTCTAATCAGATCATGTTCCGGGTGACACCTGGTGATAATCCGTTTCGTCCCGTCCTGTTGCGGGAATCAAGCTATAACCTGTATCGCGGTACAAGCTGGCACGCCTCACCTGCGCAGTTCGCCAATGTCACCTCTGAGCAAGACCAAACGACCTGGAACCTGCACGATGATCCGGGAAGCGGTAGCTCATTGACGGTGTGGAGTCCATTGGAGCATGAGAAAGGGATGCTTACCTTACCTCTGGGGACCTATCAATTAGCCAATCTTCCTGTATTACTCTTGAAACAGACGCCTCTGGGGGCCGTTCAAGTTGAAGACGGTCCCGGCCTGATCGGCTATCAGGTGCAGTATAATGAGGCTGCGTCCAAGGACTTGGCCCCAACAGAAAAAGACCTCATCGTTCCTCAGGAAGAGTTACCAGCGATCCAGCAAGTTATTGATGAGCTGGATCTTCAAGCAAAAACGCCCGAAGACGTTATTCAAGTGCTTGCTGATTTTTTCCAGAACCAGTTCAGGTATTCTCTAAAACTGCGTGCTGCTGAACAGGGGAGAACCTCTTTAGCATCCTTTTTGCTCTCCTCCCGTAGCGGTTATTGCGAATACTTTGCTACAGCGACGGTCCTTATTCTCCGGGCCTGCGGCATTCCGGCTCGCTATGCAACGGGCTGGTCCGCCCATGAACCGAGCAGGTTGGGCGATCAGATTGTTATTCGGAGTCGCCATGCCCATGCCTGGACCCTGGTATACCAGGATGGTCTATGGCATAATCTGGATACCACTTCTTCTTCCTGGGTCGAGGAAGAAGATGCAGCAGCTTCATCCAGCCTGCTTTTTTTTCAAGATCTCTGGTCATTGATGCTCTTTAAATTTGCTCAATGGCGCTGGGGCACAGAGGAGGGCATAGTAAAAAAATGGTGGTGGCTCCTTCTTGTTCCGCTGGTGATCATCCTTGCCAGAAGACTCCAGGCAGGGAAGAGGATTCGACGAGTGCGAATGGATACCAGTAAACAAACGGAACAGGGGCAGCATCATAATTCCCCGTTTGACCGAATTGAGCAGCGCCTCCACGAGCTGGGCTTTGAACGAAACCCATGGGAGCCCCCACTCAGCTGGATTCGCCGTATGCAGACAGCAGCCTCTCTGGAGATGCCCTTTGATAGCCTCCAGTTCTGCCTACACCTGTACTATCAGGAGCGATTCGGCAAGAATGGTCTGACAGCTTCGCAGCAGGCTCAGTTTAAAAAAGAGGTCGATGTGGTGCTGAAAGGGCTTCAGGGAGATCTTTGA